Proteins encoded within one genomic window of Psilocybe cubensis strain MGC-MH-2018 chromosome 2, whole genome shotgun sequence:
- a CDS encoding Putative epoxide hydrolase → MSQPSISIAPEPFRIDITQEKLDWIVQRVQNARIVPDVEHPEGKEWADGVPNSVMTDLVEYWRTTYDWRKVEAKLNSKYNMYTLDIPEGDEVIKLHFVHHRSERTDAIPLLFAHGWPGNFTEVESLLSLTSPTDPTQQAFHIIAPTIPGFVFSSPPKASGFSVPRIGSVYHQLMLALGYPKYIAQGGDWGSLIIRSMAQTYPESCLGILLNFIISLPPSPLKNPLTLLWLVTRWFTPDQKKRLARMQWWMKEESGYSRIQGTKPQTLSYGLTDSPIGMLAWIREKLDSLVEPGYEWDKETIITWTMFYLFSESSWHARIYKEAIPALRNQVLDKRVPAKVAFGATCFPYDVGYIPIWWAKATLAENIVFWKEHAKGGHFPSVECGDVLKEDIFEFVGNLSKETREALCSKL, encoded by the exons ATGTCTCAACCTAGTATCAGCATAGCACCTGAGCCGTTTCGTATTGATATAACCCAGGAGAAATTAGACTGGATCGTCCAACGCGTGCAGAATGCTCGCATCGTGCCCGATGTCGAGCATCCCGAAGGCAAAGAATGGGCTGATGGAGTTCCAAATTCTGTCATGACCGACCTTGTCGAATACTGGAGAACCACTTATGACTGGAGGAAGGTGGAAGCCAAGTTAAATTCCAAGTATAATATGTATACTCTGGACATTCCAGAGGGAGACGAAGTCATCAAATTACACTTTGTGCACCATCGCAGCGAAAGGACTGACGCTATACCATTGCTTTTTGCCCATGGTTGGCCTGGAAATTTCACAGAG GTGGAAAGCTTACTCAGTTTGACCTCACCAACGGACCCAACACAACAAGCATTCCACATAATTGCTCCTACTATTCctggttttgttttttcttctcctccgAAG GCCTCGGGATTCTCTGTCCCTCGAATTGGATCTGTATACCACCAACTCATGTTAGCTTTGGGTTATCCCAAGTACATTGCTCAAGGCGGAGATTGGGGATCTCTCATCATCCGGTCTATGGCCCAAACATACCCAGAATCTTGCTTAGGCATTCTGCTGAACTTCATCATATCGCTACCCCCTTCGCCCCTGAAGAATCCTTTGACTCTACTATGGCTTGTTACCCGTTGGTTTACCCCAGACCAAAAGAAAAGACTAGCGCGGATGCAATGGTGGATGAAGGAAGAATCCGGATATTCTAGGATACAAGGGACAAAACCCCAGACTCTCTCGTACGGATTGACCGACTCCCCTATTGGCATGCTTGCGTGGATTCGCGAGAAACTAGACTCGTTAGTGGAGCCTGGATACGAATGGGACAAGGAAACGATCATCACCTGGACGATGTTTTACCTTTTCTCAGAAAGCTCCTGGCATGCCAGGATATATAAGGAAGCCATTCCTGCTTTGCGTAACCAGGTCCTCGATAAACGCGTACCCGCAAAGGTAGCTTTTGGCGCAACTTGCTTTCCTTATGATGTCGGATACATTCCCATCTGGTGGGCAAAGGCAACTCttgcggaaaacattgtcttttggaagGAACATGCCAAGGGTGGTCACTTCCCTTCTGTAGAATGCGGAGACGTACTGAAGGAGGACATCTTCGAATTTGTTGGAAATCTGTCTAAGGAAACACGAGAGGCGCTTTGTAGCAAGCTTTAA